In a single window of the Prochlorococcus marinus str. GP2 genome:
- the frr gene encoding ribosome recycling factor, producing the protein MKEQEIQANMDKSIEATQRNFNTIRTGRANASLLDRVSVEYYGAETPIKSLATISTIDSQTISIQPFDISCLQAIEKSISISDLGITPNNDGKVIRINVPPLTEERRKEFCKLASKYAEEGKVALRNIRRDAVDKEKKDEKDGLISIDESRDNQSEIQKITDKYIALIETKLSEKEKEILKV; encoded by the coding sequence ATGAAAGAACAAGAAATTCAGGCAAATATGGATAAAAGCATTGAAGCCACACAAAGAAATTTCAATACAATTAGGACAGGCAGAGCAAATGCTTCATTGCTAGACAGAGTAAGTGTTGAGTACTACGGGGCAGAAACACCAATTAAATCACTTGCCACAATAAGCACTATTGATTCACAAACAATTTCAATACAACCGTTTGATATTTCATGTTTACAGGCTATAGAGAAATCAATTTCTATAAGTGATTTAGGTATTACTCCGAATAATGATGGTAAAGTAATAAGAATAAATGTTCCTCCTTTAACAGAAGAAAGGAGAAAAGAATTTTGTAAATTAGCCTCTAAATATGCGGAAGAAGGGAAAGTGGCTTTGAGAAATATTAGAAGAGATGCTGTTGATAAAGAAAAAAAAGATGAAAAAGATGGTCTTATTTCTATTGACGAATCCAGAGATAATCAATCTGAAATTCAGAAAATTACTGATAAATATATTGCTTTAATAGAAACTAAATTGTCCGAAAAAGAGAAGGAAATTCTAAAAGTTTGA
- a CDS encoding NAD(P)/FAD-dependent oxidoreductase, with amino-acid sequence MIGFDVVIIGGGLSGSSTALNLSKKGYSVLIIEKEEFLDYKPCAGGMASSMQRFLPLDIEDSIESKIKNVEFRWKATDNVTADLTGESPFWIIKREKLDQLLLNESLNNGVQIIRPLLIEKIIKKNDKWEITCNNKIKYISEFLVIADGSQSEWAGYFNLGPRKPKFANTISL; translated from the coding sequence TTGATAGGGTTTGACGTGGTAATAATTGGTGGAGGATTATCAGGATCTTCCACCGCTCTTAATCTATCAAAGAAAGGATATTCAGTTTTAATTATTGAAAAAGAAGAGTTCCTAGATTACAAACCATGTGCGGGTGGGATGGCATCTTCAATGCAAAGATTTCTTCCTTTAGATATAGAAGACTCCATAGAATCAAAAATTAAGAATGTTGAATTCAGATGGAAAGCTACAGATAATGTGACGGCTGATCTTACTGGTGAATCCCCATTTTGGATTATTAAAAGAGAGAAACTTGATCAATTATTACTTAATGAGTCCTTGAATAATGGAGTTCAGATAATAAGACCATTATTGATAGAAAAAATCATCAAAAAAAATGATAAATGGGAAATTACATGCAATAACAAAATAAAATACATATCAGAATTTCTTGTTATTGCAGATGGTTCCCAATCCGAATGGGCAGGATATTTCAATTTAGGGCCAAGAAAACCTAAATTTGCGAACACAATCTCATTAAG